A stretch of Coccidioides posadasii str. Silveira chromosome 2, complete sequence DNA encodes these proteins:
- a CDS encoding uncharacterized protein (EggNog:ENOG410PIIJ~COG:S~TransMembrane:6 (i23-45o76-95i107-126o191-209i216-233o239-257i)~BUSCO:11648at33183), whose protein sequence is MADRTGSYNPFSRRSSHGPKTVNTYRVLTPLSWLLVVVFGIYYSVRGPDDVPSGSTIGNQAEINPTPFSQTKTITIIYWVILLVSQLGYMGQLWSSNPERLTAAANVAPHFILNNLFILSFILLWVRSHFWGAEVFDIVSLLNQGTLYWRYPGLPEYIHLPAVAGPYAWSITTLFWNGAVAVGGYSLPKRIVANVFIWVMFLFGQAHIARRNDRSLGYSLSLLTLSLALKQFSLKIISLQWIFAFIIFGIFLVSSLYSSTTRYYKRDFFLRSLVEPEAGDREREPLLSNA, encoded by the exons ATGGCTGATAGAACAGGCTCCT ACAACCCATTTTCCAGGCGATCGTCTCACGGTCCAAAGACCGTGAACACGTATCGGGTATTGACGCCTCTGTCTTGGCTCCTCGTAGTGGTCTTCGGCATCTATTACTCGGTACGCGGCCCTGATGATGTTCCATCAGGCTCTACTATAGGGAATCAAGCCGAGATCAATCCCACACCCTTTTCGCAGACCAAGACAATCACCATCATCTACTG GGTTATTCTCCTTGTTTCTCAGCTCGGATATATGGGGCAACTCTGGTCCTCAAATCCCGAGAGATTGACGGCGGCTGCCAATGTGGCGCCGCACTTCATCCTAAACAATCTCTTCATACTCTCTTTCATTCTCCTTTGGGTTCGCTCCCATTTCTGGGGTGCCGAAGTCTTCGACATTGTCTCGTTGCTCAACCAGGGCACGCTATACTGGAGATACCCAGGTCTTCCCGAATATATCCACCTTCCAGCAGTGGCGGGACCCTATGCTTGGTCCATCACGACTCTCTTCTGGAATGGAGCGGTTGCCGTGGGCGGTTACAGCCTTCCAAAGAGGATAGTTGCCAATGTGTTCATCTGGGTCATGTTCCTCTTTGGACAGGCCCACATTGCACGCCGGAATGATCGTTCGCTCGGCTACTCACTCAGTCTTCTGACTTTGT CACTTGCTCTCAAGCAGTTCTCCTTGAAGATCATCTCCTTACAGTGGATCTTCGCCTTCATAATCTTTGGCATCTTCCTGGTATCATCATTGTACAGCTCAACTACCAGATACTACAAGCGAGACTTCTTCCTCAGAAGTCTGGTCGAGCCCGAAGCCGGCGACCGTGAACGCGAGCCCTTGCTCAGCAATGCGTAA